In the Plasmodium chabaudi chabaudi strain AS genome assembly, chromosome: 13 genome, one interval contains:
- a CDS encoding eukaryotic initiation factor 4a, putative — protein MSTKDEKFNENDIEGNTEEIVDTFDALGLNEKLLRGIYSYGFEKPSAIQQRGIKPILKGYDTIGQAQSGTGKTATFVISSLQLINYDYVACQALILAPTRELAQQIQKVVLALGDYLKVKCHACVGGTVVREDIDKLKQGVHMVVGTPGRVYDMIDKRHLGVDRLKLFILDEADEMLSRGFKAQIYEVFKKLVPDIQVALFSATMPQEILELTTRFMRDPKTILVKKDELTLEGIRQFYVAVEKEEWKLDTLCDLYETLTITQSIIYCNTRKKVDILTQEMHNRLFTVSCMHGDMDQKDRDLIMREFRSGSTRVLVTTDLLARGIDVQQVSLVINYDLPCSPDTYIHRIGRSGRFGRKGVAINFVTNDDKEKDKLKKIESYYSTQIEEMPLEVADYL, from the exons ATGAGTACAAAAGAcgaaaaatttaatgaaaatgacaTTGAAGGAAATACAGAAGAAATTGTAGATACATTTGATGCTTTAggattaaatgaaaaactaTTAAGAGGTATATATTCTTATGGTTTTGAAAAGCCTTCAGCAATTCAACAAAGAGGTATCAAGCCAATTTTAAAAGGTTACGATACTATTGGTCAAGCTCAATCTGGAACAGGAAAAACTGCTACTTTTGTTATATCATCTTTgcaattaattaattatgaTTATGTTGCTTGTCAAGCTTTAATTTTGGCCCCAACTCGTGAGTTAGCTCAACAAATTCAAAAG GTCGTTTTAGCTTTAGGTGACTACTTAAAAGTCAAGTGCCATGCATGTGTAGGAGGTACTGTTGTAAGAGAAGATATCGATAAGCTTAAACAAGGAGTACATATGGTTGTAGGTACCCCTGGTAGAGTATACGATATGATTGATAAGAGGCACTTAGGCGTCGATAGATTAaagttatttatattagaTGAAGCTGATGAAATGTTATCAAGAGGATTTAAAGcacaaatatatgaagtctttaaaaaattagttCCAGATATTCAAGTTGCTTTATTCTCTGCTACTATGCCACAAGAAATCTTAGAATTAACAACAAGATTTATGAGAGACCctaaaacaattttagttaaaaaagatgaatTAACATTAGAAGGTATTAGACAATTTTATGTAGCTGTAGAAAAGGAAGAATGGAAATTAGATACCTTGTGTGATTTATATGAAACATTAACAATCACTCAATCTATTATTTACTGTAACACAAGAAAAAAGGTCGACATTTTAACCCAAGAAATGCACAATCGTTTATTCACTGTTTCATGCATGCATGGTGATATGGATCAAAAAGACAGAGATTTAATTATGAGAGAATTTAGGTCTGGATCAACAAGAGTGTTGGTTACTACAGATTTATTAGCAAGAGGTATTGATGTGCAACAAGTATCTTTAGTTATCAATTATGACTTGCCATGCTCACCAGATACCTATATTCACAGAATTGGTCGTTCTGGTCGTTTTGGACGTAAGGGTGTTGCTATAAACTTTGTTACTAATGATGATAAGGAAAAGGATAAATTGAAGAAAATCGAATCATACTATAGTACTCAAATTGAAGAAATGCCTTTAGaa gTTGCGGActatttgtaa
- a CDS encoding splicing factor U2AF large subunit, putative — protein MFRKVGSYFNSKSNENKDEDDSNSTELNNKNDNTNNGEHEGSLNKSDNKLNDDAKHSNSDNKKTNMDFQEKMKIIKEKLRSSEFKNEKENDDKDKGSDKDISRGRNKDKERSRDNDKDRRRHKELPSSDDETHSSKRRRRSKERRRDKSLERRRRHRSKERSRNRSRERSRNRSKERSRNRSKERSRNRSRDRSRGRSRYKRSKDDSRSDSDDERHHYKSKKSKKYKSSWDNSDKNYSDDSTRERKKNARDKNDISMSEEDSKKENKEIKPKRKKSKWDTVDESLLANNMLIDSNNLSGVLQYQRLSLNGNLLPGNKMPQLGRNPYELEGDKKQRKLYIGNLPPNSKQEEIVEFFNNTLSSIIKGSSLEVKIGDVQLLPVVKCEIFNPDSRFCFLEFRTMDITWLSLKLDSMSYNNYCLRINRPHDYMPPPEGDPALTVVFPDIDMGLLESFKPPKIAPVRSTGDDDNKLYIQNLPHDLKDDQIMDLLGQFGKLKGFNIIKDLNTGLNKGYGFFEYEDSSCTQVAIHALNGFVCGKNILNVKKATFNKNPNNIPNPNNIALANNVDVPVSLLPNSISQKILSNSIIGLQIQASRKIGEKSSRVIQLTNAVFQEDLIINSQYEEILKDVKEEAEKYGTLQSIVIPKPNIDLSYTEGVGKIFLHYADETAARKAQYMFNGRLFEKRVVCASFYSEDKFLEGKYVLS, from the coding sequence atgtttagaAAAGTAGGTAGCTATTTTAATAGTAAAtcaaatgaaaacaaaGATGAAGATGATAGCAATTCAACAGAActaaacaataaaaatgataatactAACAATGGCGAACATGAAGGAAGCCTAAATAAATctgataataaattaaatgatgatGCTAAGCATAGCAAtagtgataataaaaaaacaaatatggACTTTCaggaaaaaatgaaaattattaaagaaaaattacgATCAAgtgaatttaaaaatgagaaagaaaatgatgataaagaTAAGGGAAGTGATAAGGATATAAGTAGGGGCCGGAATAAGGACAAGGAAAGAAGCAGAGACAATGATAAAGATAGAAGAAGGCACAAAGAGTTGCCAAGTAGTGATGATGAAACACATTCTTCCaaaagaagaagaagaagtAAAGAAAGGAGAAGAGATAAAAGTCTAGAAAGAAGGAGAAGACATAGAAGCAAAGAACGAAGCAGAAATAGAAGCAGAGAAAGAAGCAGAAATAGAAGCAAAGAAAGAAGTAGAAATAGAAGCAAAGAAAGAAGTAGGAATAGAAGCCGAGATAGAAGCAGAGGCAGAAGTAGATATAAAAGAAGTAAAGATGATAGTAGAAGTGATAGTGATGATGAACGACATCATTATAAgtcaaaaaaaagtaaaaaatataaaagttcGTGGGATAATAGTGATAAGAATTATTCTGATGATAGTACAAgagagagaaaaaaaaatgcacgtgataaaaatgatatatcaATGTCCGAAGAAGATagtaaaaaagaaaataaagaaataaaacctaaaagaaaaaaatccaAATGGGATACAGTTGATGAAAGTTTACTAGCTAATAATATGTTAATAGatagtaataatttaaGTGGCGTGTTACAATATCAGCGTTTAAGTTTAAATGGGAATTTATTGCCGGGTAATAAAATGCCTCAGTTAGGTAGAAATCCATATGAATTAGAAGGAGATAAAAAACAGaggaaattatatataggtAATTTACCTCCTAATTCTAAGCAAGAAGAAATAGtagaattttttaacaatacTTTATCttcaataataaaaggCTCAAGCCTAGAGGTAAAAATTGGAGATGTCCAATTATTACCAGTAGTAAAAtgtgaaatatttaatcCAGATTCTAGATTCTGTTTTCTCGAATTTAGAACAATGGATATTACATGGCTAAGCTTAAAATTAGACTCTAtgtcatataataattattgcTTGCGAATAAATAGACCCCATGATTATATGCCCCCTCCTGAAGGGGACCCAGCTTTAACAGTTGTATTCCCAGATATTGATATGGGATTACTTGAAAGTTTTAAACCGCCTAAAATAGCACCAGTAAGAAGTACAGGAGATGAcgataataaattatacataCAAAATTTACCACATGATTTAAAAGATGATCAAATAATGGACCTATTAGGACAATttggaaaattaaaaggatttaatattattaaagatCTAAATACAGGATTAAATAAAGGTTATGGTTTTTTTGAGTATGAAGATAGTAGTTGCACACAAGTTGCTATACATGCTTTAAATGGTTTTGTTTGTGGAAAAAACATTCTTAATGTTAAAAAAGCgacttttaataaaaatccaaataatattcccaatccaaataatatagCTTTAGCTAATAATGTAGACGTTCCTGTTTCACTATTACCAAATTCTATTTctcaaaaaattttaagtaATTCAATAATAGGTTTACAAATTCAAGCGTCCAGAAAAATTGGAGAAAAGTCATCACGAGTAATTCAGCTAACTAATGCTGTATTTCAAGAAGacttaattattaatagtcaatatgaagaaatattaaaagatgTAAAAGAAGAAGCTGAAAAATACGGAACTTTACAAAGTATTGTAATCCCAAAGCCTAACATCGATTTATCTTATACTGAAGGAGtaggaaaaatatttcttcattatgCCGACGAAACAGCTGCAAGAAAAGCTcaatatatgtttaatgGCCGActatttgaaaaaagagTGGTTTGTGCTTCTTTCTATTCGGAAGATAAATTTTTGGAGggaaaatatgttttatcaTAA
- a CDS encoding zinc finger protein, putative, with translation MKESDDITSNDKKRKRGDNEEENKDASNKLKKKSIEFESDEEFEKYLVNHFKKEKNDSIDEYVFSDIIKKFYNDIKKYKTIDDMANEIKNVAIESISKNLELICNNECTSSFFIEKYRVKYMNEQAELNIKSAQNNFKEFMILYNNDNFDNFSLEINTNIEEKKGENDIKKNETQKEYIKDEEDKNEDGDNDTVKNEKKTNEVMTKENVYQVNIWKEKIKCKIENVNENNNILIKIVNYLSSIALHVDHIPTRINKFDILKKLNELDYDPLNINIWDTYNSKEVRPFSLSTAPSFHRKANIYFKKSTKMNELLNHIREKAHSINIRGWNFNNVKRNNYHYLDFRLCPPICSHDERIKIDYRYAKNIVRKLDRSCHIDSLFIQSMTEENDFEDRRKKRKTENEGQEKDASKEETAPKGKGAGKRGGRKKKDNNDESNNANDMDNIDKLEGEESYIIEIIEENTDLDIRKKLDILILYLRFVHNFCYYSARKFNTYDEMVRECGYFYLRVNMDNAFYTNLIPIFYENYNVKRLGYYMNDKNSAIHLSGNNNGDLINEIPQSDNFNKGNDEINANKELQLIKDKFFKNEEISYCQLKWVANFDQEINAAIKENYNEIIDIEQTNEFKEILNKGYILKKESNTDSGTNKTEIRCAKCMKLFNNITDVPNHIFIKHNQIKMKLITETEAQIMQRYFYKSPHSFNFFFMMEKKHNSNNSKNYLNNKSTYFKKNSYKNQNFHLLTNNSRDQYKDFDDPNANFLDNVKQSSKKNSDFYDDT, from the coding sequence ATGAAAGAAAGTGATGATATAACATCAAATGacaagaaaagaaaaagaggagataatgaagaagaaaataaagacgCTAGTAATAAactgaagaaaaaaagcaTCGAGTTTGAAAGTGATGAagaatttgaaaaatatttagtaaatcattttaaaaaagaaaaaaatgatagcATAGATGAATATGTATTTTCAGacataataaagaaattttataacgatataaaaaaatataaaacaatagaTGATATGgcaaatgaaataaaaaatgtagcTATTGAAAGTATATCAAAGAATTTAGAACTCATATGTAATAATGAATGTACtagttcattttttatcgAAAAATATCGAGtcaaatatatgaatgaaCAAGctgaattaaatattaaatcggctcaaaataattttaaagaatttatgatattatataataatgacaaCTTTGATAATTTTAGCTTAGaaattaatacaaatattgaAGAAAAGAAAGGCGAAAatgacataaaaaaaaatgaaactcAAAAAGAGTATATAAAAGATgaagaagataaaaatgaagatgGTGATAATGATACAGTTAAAAACGAAAAGAAAACGAATGAGGTAATgacaaaagaaaatgtatatcaagttaatatatggaaagagaaaataaaatgtaaaattgaaaatgtaaatgaaaataataacatattaataaaaatagtaaattaTCTATCAAGTATTGCTTTACATGTAGATCATATACCAACTagaataaacaaatttgatatattaaaaaaattaaatgaattagATTATGAtccattaaatataaatatatgggATACATATAACAGTAAAGAGGTAAGaccattttctttatcaaCTGCTCCATCTTTTCACAGAAaagcaaatatatattttaaaaaaagtactAAAATGAATGAGTTATTAAACCATATACGTGAAAAAGCACATAGTATTAATATTAGAGGGTggaattttaataatgtaaaaagaaataattatcattatttagaTTTTAGATTGTGCCCACCTATATGTTCACACGAtgaaagaataaaaatagattATAGATAtgctaaaaatattgttagAAAGTTAGACAGATCGTGCCATATtgattcattatttatacaaagCATGACAGAAGAAAACGATTTTGAAgatagaagaaaaaaaagaaaaacagAAAATGAAGGACAAGAGAAAGATGCTTCAAAAGAGGAAACCGCTCCAAAGGGTAAAGGCGCGGGAAAAAGAGgaggaagaaaaaaaaaagataataatgatgaatCGAATAATGCAAACGATATGGATAACATAGATAAACTAGAGGGTGAAGAAAGTTACATTATTGAAAtaattgaagaaaatacaGATTTAGatatacgaaaaaaattagacaTTCtgattttgtatttaagatttgttcataatttttgttattattctgctagaaaatttaatacATATGATGAAATGGTTAGAGAATGtggatatttttatttacgaGTAAATATGGATAATGCATTTTATACGAATTTAattccaattttttatgaaaattataatgttAAGAGATTAggatattatatgaatgataaaaatagtgCTATTCATTTATctggaaataataatggcgatttaataaatgaaataccTCAGAGcgataattttaataaaggtaacgatgaaataaatgcaaataaGGAGTTACAACTAATAAAGGATAAGttctttaaaaatgaagaaatatCTTATTGTCAACTTAAATGGGTTGCAAATTTTGATCAAGAAATTAATGCCGCAATAAAAGAgaattataatgaaataattgaTATCGAACAAACTAATGaatttaaagaaatattaaataagggttatatattaaaaaaagaatccAACACTGATAGTGGTACAAATAAAACAGAAATTAGATGCGCAAAATGTATgaaactttttaataacattACTGATGTACctaatcatatttttattaaacataatcaaattaaaatgaaattaattACGGAAACTGAAGCACAAATTATGCAaagatatttttacaaaagcCCTCACAgttttaactttttttttatgatggaaaaaaaacataattcTAACAAttctaaaaattatttaaataataaaagcacatattttaagaaaaatagttataaaaatcagaattttcatttactCACAAATAATTCAAGAGATCAATACAAAGATTTTGATGATCCAAATGCAAATTTTTTAGATAATGTAAAACAATcttctaaaaaaaatagcgaTTTTTATGATGAcacataa
- a CDS encoding translation initiation factor IF-1, putative: protein MHCNFIFMIYFLCLFYLIYLTNVVSLKKNFFINNVGKLDTCLTPRVGGLNKRKLSLCDKKGKIIKRFILKDNNLKNGIIKKKKENDVIEMNGIVEECLANTNFVVSIQNGEKFLCFISGKLRVNKVKINLGDTVKIQIHKLNFEQRRGKIVYRYLQQTPMKRKR from the coding sequence ATGCattgtaattttatttttatgatatattttttatgtttattctatttaatttatttaacaaaTGTGGTaagtttgaaaaaaaatttctttATCAATAATGTTGGAAAATTGGATACATGTCTGACACCCAGGGTGGGGggtttaaataaaagaaaattatccTTATGTGataaaaagggaaaaattattaaaaggtttattttaaaagataataaCCTTAAAAATGgcattataaaaaagaaaaaagaaaatgatgtaATTGAAATGAATGGAATAGTCGAAGAATGCTTAGCTAATACCAATTTTGTAGTTAGTATTCAAAATGGcgaaaaatttttatgttttatttctgGAAAATTAAGAGTTAATAAagttaaaattaatttaggAGATACTGTTAAAATTCAAAttcataaattaaatttcgAACAGCGGCGAGGAAAAATTGTCTATAGATATTTGCAGCAAACTCCAATGAAGCGTAAAAGGTAG
- a CDS encoding shewanella-like protein phosphatase 1, putative → MIFKKALYILLLLYIAIVKKGESKSDSKQPFLFKNLVIDKKKLDSSYYHKYDNIKWNGKIIAIGDLHGDIDSLKLILRHSELIDEDDNWIGDNVLLVQNGDVFDRGIYGPIIYSFLFKLQKEAVKKNSRVILIMGNHEQLNLCGSFHYVNPMETKIFFDNDINYRYYSFVSPNGAYHKRLIRLPPMVKVNNIIFTHGGLNSLISKFSINDINLKTRLQIENNCEILKYDSFLDYLSRDGVLWSDVISRSVPYYEKERCSELFHILDKYDAKYLVVGHTRQSSHKIGSYCNNHYFLIDTGMSLFTNDGQPYPSYLKIDDNKIKAVRLVVDKKKKCPHTKIQLNTPHKVKYCVQEKQTYLNEIS, encoded by the coding sequence atgatttttaaaaaggcATTATACATATTGTTGCTACTATACATTGCAATAGTTAAAAAGGGTGAAAGTAAATCTGATTCTAAGCaaccttttttatttaaaaatttagtgattgataagaaaaaattagatAGCTCCTATtatcataaatatgataatataaaatggaatGGTAAAATTATAGCTATAGGAGATTTACACGGGGACATAGACAGCTTAAAACTAATTTTAAGGCATTCAGAATTGATCGATGAAGATGATAATTGGATTGGTgataatgttttattagTACAAAATGGTGATGTATTCGATCGTGGTATATATGGTCCAATAATTTATagctttttatttaaattgcaAAAAGAAgcagtaaaaaaaaatagtagagtaatattaataatgggAAACCATGaacaattaaatttatgtgGTAGTTTTCATTATGTAAATCCAATGGAaactaaaatattttttgataatgatattaattataGATATTATAGTTTTGTAAGCCCCAATGGAGCATATCATAAAAGATTAATACGATTACCACCTATGGTTAAAGTTAACAATATCATATTTACGCATGGAGGATTAAATTCATTAATATCGAAATTTAgtataaatgatataaatttaaaaactcGATTgcaaatagaaaataactgcgaaattttaaaatatgattcATTTCTTGATTACTTAAGTCGAGATGGAGTATTATGGAGTGATGTTATATCAAGAAGTGTAccttattatgaaaaagaaagatGCTCAGAATTATTTCACATTTTAGATAAATATGATGCTAAATATTTAGTTGTTGGGCATACTAGACAATCATCACACAAAATTGGTTCTTATTGTAATAAccattattttcttatcGATACAGGTATGAGCTTATTTACGAATGATGGCCAGCCTTATCCAAGTTATCTTAAAattgatgataataaaattaaagcaGTTAGATTAGTTgttgacaaaaaaaaaaaatgcccACACACCAAAATACAATTGAATACCCCACATAAAGTCAAATATTGTGTGCAGGAAAAGCAAACTTATTTGAACGAAATCTCAtga